A section of the Chryseobacterium ginsenosidimutans genome encodes:
- a CDS encoding reprolysin-like metallopeptidase has protein sequence MKKIFTSFFSLCMLSAISAQWLPTSFKGENVRKEVNVRAYYSLDISALRSQLANAQESGKGAKAVEVSLPTMDGKVEKFAVYSFPVFAKDLADQYQLGSYVGVGIDDPSKYLRFSVAPNDFQSMIIKGGEYEFIEPANADKTVYGVHPKSNKNENGFLCSTGEDPAAVKQVDALLKKGQSFANQTTNFAKSYDKKYRTMRLAMSTTGEYTQFFGGVAGALTQINATMTRVNGVFEKDFALHLNVLSYPALVFANPASDPYATVTNANQPPASWNTTLRDQLATVVGHANYDIGHLFGASGGGGNAGCIGCVCMNPIGTGYDSVIGYGKGSGITSPATGSVDPTTANPPSGDNFDIDYVAHEMGHQLGANHTFAHALETSGTNMEPGSGTTIMGYAGITGATTDVQPHSDPYFHVISLDQVNDNLIAKTCDVETPIANNPPVIANMPTYNIPKGTAFVLTASATDAENDPMTYTWEEVDNADVVINKTNIGTTATGATFRSFNPTTSPTRYFPKLESVLNGYLDNSNNTWESVSQVARTTNFAVTVRDNNPNAAQQQADYNVQQIVVGNDGPFKVTTQYANVSTPTPITWNVANTTAAPYNVANVKIDYTTNNGTTWTVLSTSTANDGAENFTFPSTLNGQVIKLRISSINNVFYAIGSINVATFAPCDGTAPAGVATSNITQSGATVTWTPVANATYVIRYRKVGTTTWQQTTSTVPTVTLSGLLDSTNYEVQIAAVCSGTPGTYSTSVTFTTAAIVYCTAASASGQFNYISNVTLGTVNNSTGGTTYSNFTANSALQPALQPNSSNNTISVSVTTTVAGASVNGMVAWIDFNKNGAFETSERVINLPVTALPIGATPTTASFAVPATAVTGSPLRMRVVTVLINPTNVGLTIPDSFACGSFPNGEVEDYNVIVSSPLATHDVTGPKNDIQLYPNPVSDILNITKVSDKAAYKIYSAAGQLVKQGNINNGQVNVSELIKGAYVITIEDKGREPFTSKFIKK, from the coding sequence TCATTGGATATTTCAGCATTAAGATCTCAACTGGCAAATGCTCAGGAAAGTGGTAAAGGTGCAAAAGCTGTTGAAGTTTCTTTACCTACAATGGATGGTAAAGTTGAAAAGTTTGCAGTATACAGTTTTCCTGTTTTTGCAAAAGATCTTGCTGATCAGTATCAGTTAGGCTCGTATGTAGGTGTAGGAATTGATGATCCTTCAAAGTATTTAAGATTTTCTGTTGCTCCGAATGATTTTCAGTCAATGATTATTAAAGGAGGCGAATATGAATTTATTGAACCTGCTAATGCTGACAAAACGGTCTATGGAGTCCATCCTAAATCTAATAAGAATGAAAACGGATTTTTATGTTCTACGGGCGAGGATCCTGCGGCTGTAAAACAGGTAGACGCATTATTGAAAAAAGGTCAGTCTTTCGCAAATCAGACAACAAATTTTGCAAAGAGTTACGACAAGAAGTATAGAACAATGAGACTGGCAATGTCTACAACAGGTGAATATACTCAGTTCTTTGGTGGTGTCGCAGGTGCTTTAACACAAATCAATGCAACAATGACCAGAGTAAACGGAGTGTTTGAAAAGGATTTTGCATTACATTTAAATGTATTGAGCTACCCGGCACTTGTTTTCGCAAATCCTGCAAGTGATCCTTATGCTACGGTTACAAATGCAAACCAACCACCTGCTTCTTGGAACACAACACTTAGAGATCAATTAGCTACTGTTGTTGGACATGCTAATTATGATATAGGTCACTTGTTTGGAGCTTCCGGAGGAGGAGGAAACGCAGGTTGTATCGGATGTGTTTGTATGAATCCTATTGGTACTGGCTATGACTCGGTTATAGGTTATGGTAAAGGGTCAGGTATTACATCTCCTGCTACTGGGTCTGTAGATCCAACGACAGCGAATCCTCCTTCTGGAGATAATTTTGATATCGATTACGTAGCTCATGAAATGGGTCATCAATTGGGAGCAAACCATACTTTTGCACATGCCTTAGAAACTTCTGGTACAAATATGGAGCCTGGTTCGGGAACTACAATTATGGGGTATGCTGGTATTACTGGTGCTACTACTGATGTTCAGCCGCACTCTGATCCTTATTTCCATGTGATAAGTCTTGATCAGGTAAACGATAATTTGATTGCTAAGACTTGCGATGTAGAAACGCCAATTGCAAATAATCCACCTGTAATTGCAAATATGCCTACATATAATATTCCTAAAGGAACGGCATTTGTACTAACGGCTTCAGCTACGGATGCTGAAAACGATCCAATGACTTATACTTGGGAGGAAGTAGATAATGCAGATGTTGTTATTAATAAAACAAATATTGGAACAACTGCTACAGGAGCTACTTTTAGATCATTTAACCCTACTACAAGCCCTACTCGTTATTTCCCTAAATTAGAGTCTGTATTAAATGGATATTTAGACAATAGCAATAATACTTGGGAATCTGTTTCTCAGGTTGCAAGAACTACAAACTTTGCAGTCACTGTAAGAGATAATAATCCAAATGCAGCTCAGCAGCAGGCTGATTATAATGTTCAGCAAATTGTAGTTGGAAATGATGGTCCATTTAAAGTAACTACTCAATATGCGAACGTAAGTACTCCAACACCAATCACTTGGAATGTTGCGAATACTACTGCAGCTCCTTATAATGTTGCAAACGTTAAAATCGACTATACAACAAATAACGGAACTACTTGGACTGTATTATCAACTTCTACAGCTAATGATGGTGCAGAGAATTTTACTTTCCCTTCAACATTAAATGGACAGGTTATTAAATTAAGAATATCTTCTATTAATAATGTATTTTATGCTATTGGAAGTATTAACGTAGCAACTTTTGCTCCATGTGACGGTACAGCTCCAGCTGGTGTGGCAACAAGTAATATTACCCAAAGTGGTGCTACTGTAACCTGGACACCAGTTGCAAACGCTACTTATGTTATTCGTTATAGAAAGGTAGGTACAACAACTTGGCAACAGACTACTTCTACAGTACCTACTGTTACTTTGTCAGGATTGCTTGATTCTACTAATTATGAAGTTCAGATCGCTGCTGTTTGTTCAGGAACTCCTGGTACTTATTCTACTTCTGTAACTTTCACAACTGCTGCAATTGTATATTGTACTGCTGCAAGTGCAAGTGGTCAGTTTAACTATATTTCTAATGTAACATTAGGGACGGTAAATAATTCAACGGGAGGAACAACATATTCAAACTTTACGGCTAACTCAGCATTGCAACCTGCTTTGCAACCTAATAGTTCAAATAATACGATAAGTGTTTCTGTTACTACAACAGTTGCTGGTGCTTCGGTTAATGGAATGGTAGCATGGATAGATTTCAATAAAAATGGTGCATTTGAAACTAGCGAAAGAGTTATTAACTTACCAGTAACTGCCTTGCCGATTGGAGCTACACCTACGACAGCAAGCTTTGCAGTTCCTGCAACAGCGGTAACAGGTTCTCCGCTAAGAATGAGAGTAGTTACTGTTTTGATAAACCCAACAAATGTAGGTCTTACTATTCCTGATTCATTTGCATGTGGATCTTTCCCGAATGGAGAAGTTGAAGACTATAATGTTATAGTGTCTTCTCCATTAGCAACACATGATGTAACTGGACCCAAAAATGATATCCAATTATATCCAAATCCAGTGTCAGATATTTTAAATATTACTAAAGTTTCTGATA